A single region of the Amphiura filiformis chromosome 7, Afil_fr2py, whole genome shotgun sequence genome encodes:
- the LOC140156223 gene encoding uncharacterized protein, whose amino-acid sequence MKQHELMHTGEKPHKCSYCNKSFSQSASKKRHELTHKGEKPHKCRHCNKSFSHLDSKKQHEKIHTGEKPHQCRYCNKSFSQLGNQKRHEMIHTGEKPHKCGYCNKSFIHIYRKKQHENIHTGENPHKCSYCYKSFSQLMYKTQHELTHKVKSHKCRYCNKSFSQLGNKNQHEKIHTGEKPHKCIFCNKSFGLITRKKEHEDIHRGEKPYKCSYCDKSFSQLGNKKQHEKIHIGEKSHKCSYCDKSFIQLVNKKRHEKIHTGEKPHKCRYCYKSFSHLHHKKQHEMIHTGEKPHKCRYCNKSFNNLGNKKKHELIHTGDKPHQCSYCNKSFSRLAHKKKHEKIHTGETSSM is encoded by the coding sequence ATGAAACAACATGAACTGAtgcacacaggagagaaacctcataaatgtagttactgcAACAAGTCATTCAGCCAATCAGCTTCAAAGAAACGACATGAACTGACCCATaaaggagagaaacctcataaatgtagacaTTGTAATAAATCATTTAGCCACTTAGAcagcaagaaacaacatgaaaagatacacacaggagagaaacctcatcaatgtagataTTGCAATAAATCATTTAGCCAATTAGGCAACCAGAAacgacatgaaatgattcatacaggagagaaacctcataaatgtgggTATTGCAATAAATCATTCATCCACATATACagaaagaaacaacatgaaaatatacaTACTGGAGAGAACCCTCATAAATGTAGTTATTGCTACAAATCATTTAGCCAATTAATGTACAAGACACAACATGAACTGACTCATAAAGTGAAATCTCATAAATGTAGATATTGTAAtaaatcattcagccaattgggaaacaagaatcagcatgaaaagattcatacaggtGAGAAACCACATAAATGTATATTCTGCAACAAATCATTTGGCCTCATAACCAGAAAGAAAGAACATGAAGATATTCATAgaggagagaaaccttacaaATGTAGTTATTgtgacaaatcattcagccaattgggaaacaagaaacagcatgaaaagattcatataGGAGAGAAATCTCATAAATGTAGTTATTGTGATAAATCATTCATACAATTGGTAAACAAGAAAcggcatgaaaagattcatacaggagagaaacctcataaatgtagataTTGTTATAAATCATTCAGCCACTTACaccacaagaaacaacatgaaatgattcatacaggagagaaacctcataaatgtagatattgtaacaaatcattcaataACTTGGgaaacaagaaaaaacatgaactgATTCACACAGGTGacaaacctcatcaatgtagttattgtaacaaatcattcagccggtTGGCacacaagaaaaaacatgaaaagattcacacaggagaaacctcatcaatgtag
- the LOC140156452 gene encoding uncharacterized protein, with protein MIRPKCQWDLLRDPVCKYCTRRFIGNLPRYKSHLHNHELSIKPYWYSNLNLQPKAGCVQIQRLSKRRSEDHNSSKRNSHHMDTKKHKNEDHFLCQFCDTKFKSLSAKCQHEFTHSTDGSYRCRYCIKSFSKLCDKKQHEMTHTEKKCYQCSHCNKALKSSHDKKLHERTHTGEKPHKCGYCNKSFSQLGYKNQHEKIHTGKKPHNCSYCNKSFNLLGNKKKHEMTHTGEKPHKCSYCSKAFLSSKEKKVHERTHTGEKPHKCRYCNKSFSQLGHKNHHEKIHKGEKPHNCSYCNKSFNHLGHKKEHEMTHTGEKSHKCSYCNKAFQSSNEQKQHERTHTGEKPHKCRYCNKSFSQLGHKNHHEKVHKGEKPHKCGYCNKSFSDVSTRKQHENIHTREKPNKCGYYNNSFNKNQHEMIHTGKKPHQCAYCNKTFLSKDMKVHERTHTGEKPHKCGYCDKSFSQLGHKKEHEMIHTGEKPQQCSYCNKSFSRLQDRKTHEMIHTGEKPHQCRYCNQSFSRLSHKKQHEKIHTGEKPYQCSYCNKAFLSSNEQKQHERTHTGEKPHRCSYCNKSFSQLGHKKQHEMIHTGEKPYRCSYCNKAFLSSYQKKHHEMIHTREKPHHCSFCNKSFSRLGDKNRHEKIHTGEKPHQCS; from the coding sequence ATGATTCGACCCAAGTGTCAATGGGATTTACTAAGGGATCCTGTATGCAAGTATTGCACAAGAAGATTTATTGGAAATCTTCCTCGTTACAAATCCCATCTACACAACCATGAGTTGAGTATTAAGCCTTATTGGTACAGCAATCTAAACCTACAACCAAAGGCTGGGTGTGTGCAGATACAAAGACTTTCTAAAAGAAGATCTGAAGACCACAATTCATCAAAGAGGAATTCACATCACATGGACACAAAAAAACACAAGAATGAAGATCACTTTCTGTGTCAATTTTGTGACACAAAGTTCAAGTCCTTATCTGCTAAGTGTCAACATGAATTTACTCATTCAACAGATGGCAGCTATAGATGTAGATATTGCATCAAGTCTTTCAGCAAATTGTGTgacaagaagcaacatgaaatgacacacacagaaAAGAAATGTTACCAATGTAGCCATTGCAACAAGGCTCTTAAATCATCACATGATAAGAAACTACATGAAAGGacacatacaggagagaaacctcataaatgtgggTATTGTAATAAATCATTCAGTCAATTGGGATAcaagaatcagcatgaaaagatCCATACAGGCAAGAAACCTCATAATTGTAGCTACTGTAATAAATCATTCAACCTATTGGGAAACAAGAagaaacatgaaatgacacacacaggagagaaaccccataaatgtagctattgcagCAAGGCTTTTCTATCATCAAAGGAGAAGAAAGTACATGAAAGAacacatacaggagaaaaaccacATAAATGTaggtattgtaacaaatcattcagtcaATTGGGACACAAGAATCACCATGAAAAAATCCACaaaggagagaaacctcataattGTAGCTACTGTAATAAATCATTCAACCATTTGGGacacaagaaagaacatgaaatgacacacacaggagagaaatcccataaatgtagctattgtaacaaagcTTTCCAATCATCAAATGAACAGAAACAACATGAAAGGACACATACTGGAGAAAAACCACATAAATGTaggtattgtaacaaatcattcagccaattgggTCACAAGAATCACCATGAAAAAGTCCACaaaggagagaaacctcataaatgtggCTATTGCAATAAATCATTCAGCGATGTGAGTACCAGGAAGCAACATGAAAATATTCATACAAGAGAGAAACCCAATAAATGTGGGTATTACAACAACTCATTCAACAAGAatcaacatgaaatgattcacacagGAAAGAAACCCCACCAATGTGCATATTGCAACAAGACTTTTCTATCAAAGGATATGAAAGTACATGAAAGGacacatacaggagagaaaccgcATAAATGTGGATATTgtgacaaatcattcagccaattgggacataagaaagaacatgaaatgattcatacaggagagaaacctcaacaatgtagctattgcaacaagtCATTCAGTCGATTACAAGACAGGAAgacacatgaaatgattcatacaggagagaaacctcatcaatgtcgCTACTGCAACCAATCATTCAGCCGATTGAGTCACAAGAAACAGCATGAAAAgatccatacaggagagaaaccttaccaatgtagctattgcaacaaggCTTTTCTATCATCAAATGAACAGAAACAACATGAAAGGacacatacaggagagaaaccccatagatgcagctactgcaacaaatcattcagccaattgggacacaagaagcaacatgaaatgattcatacaggagagaaaccttatagatgtagctattgcaacaaggCTTTTCTATCATCATATCAAAAGAAAcatcatgaaatgattcatacaagagagaaacctcatcattgTAGcttttgcaacaaatcattcagccgatTGGGAGACAAGAAccgacatgaaaagattcatacaggagagaaaccacaTCAATGTAGTTAG